One Drechmeria coniospora strain ARSEF 6962 chromosome 01, whole genome shotgun sequence genomic region harbors:
- a CDS encoding vacuolar ATP synthase 16 kDa proteolipid subunit 2, with protein MDSELTPKFAPFIGMAGIGAAMVFGSIGAAYGTAKSGIGIAGVGTFRPDLIMKCLIPVVMSGIIAVYSLVISVLIAQDLNPPGNESYSLFAGFMHLACGTAVGMTGLAAGYCIGIVGDSGVRAYMEQSRIFVGMVLVLIFGEVLGLYGLIVALLLNARSKG; from the exons ATGGATTCAGAGCTCACTCCCAAATTCGCCCCATTCATTGGGATG gcTGGCATTGGGGCCGCCATGGTCTTTGGGT ccatcggcgccgcctaCGGTACCGCGAAGTCGGGAATCGGCATCGCAGGCGTGGGAACGTTCCGACCAGACCTAATCATGAAG TGCCTAATCCCCGTCGTCATGTCCGGCATCATCGCCGTCTACTCGCTCGTCATTTCGGTCCTCATTGCCCAGGACCTGAACCCCCCCGGCAACGAAAGCTACTCACTATTCGC TGGTTTCATGCATCTAGCATGCGGCACCGCAGTTGGCATGActggcctcgccgccggctatTGCATCGGCATCGTTGGTGACTCGGGCGTTCGCGCCTACATGGAGCAGTCGAGGATCTTTGTCGGCATGGTTCTCGTTCTCATTTTCGGCGAAGTGCTCGGCCTCTATGG CCTCATCGTCGCTCTCCTACTCAACGCCCGCAGCAAGGGctga